The region CGAGCTAGCGATAAAGGGTCCGGTAATACCGCTCCGCCTCCTCGGTGCGGCGGTACAGGATAGGGCCGGAATCCGGGGGTTCGGGAGCCTTTGCGAGCGCCCGGCCCTTTTTCCAGGAGAGCAGGAAGGCGGTCCCTCCTGTGATCGCGGCTAGAAAGCTGGCGAAGAATCTTCGCCGAGGTTGCCGCCCGATGAGATCGATCTTTTCCATGGCTCCCCTCCCTGTCACTGGCGGCCGCGGGAAAGGTTCAGCTGACGGAGATCAGCGAAGCGCAGGCGCAGCTCCCTCCGGCATCGTCGGGACCGAGCTGGACCTCGACGAAATAGCCTTCGCGGAGATCCTCCAGCGTTCCGCCCATCGTCCCCATCGTGGTCGGTTCGCGGATCTCGATGTTCGCGCCCTCCGGAAAGGTCAAGACGATCTCGCGACCGTCCTCGGTGGTGATCACCGCCCGGCGCCGGGCCGGATCAAGCTCTTTGATACGTGCTTCGATCATGGCCACCCCCGTCGAAAGATCCATTGACCCTGATGAGCCGCCCTTATCACCGCGTCAACCCGTTTGTCAACGCCCTTCCGGGAGCGCGCTGGAGCCCTCTGGCAGCGCCTTCCATTCCCTTCCCGGACAAAGGCGTTCAGCCTTTTTCCCCGCCCGGGTCGAACGTCGGCCCCTTCCACGTCGCGAAGGAAGCGTAGTGGCGCCGCCGGGCCTCCAGCGGGGCGATCCGCTCCACGCCCCGTTCGCGCAAGAGGCTCGCCTCGAGCTCCAGGAAGCCCTGCAGGATTTTTGCGACGCCGCGATAGAAGGCTGCGCCTTGCGCTTCCTGGATGTCGCGGGCGCAGTCGAGTCCCCAGACGAGCAGGTGCTGCACGAGAAAGTCGGCCTGAAGGCCGAGGAAGCGCTCCTCTTCCTCCGCGCTTTCCGCCCCGAGCTGCCTGCCGATCAGCCAGCGCACGATCTCGAGCTCGAACGCGAGCGCGTCTTCGGGCTCGCTGTAGCTCTCCTGCTTCTCGATTCCGAGATTTCCGAGAAAGCCGCGGATCTCCGCCAGCGGACGGTCCAGCAGCCGTCCGGTGAGATAGTAGGATTCGTAGGGGTTGACCTCGGGGCCGCGCGGGCCGATGAAAAGCCGGGTGTATTCGTCGCGCACCGACTCCGGCAGACTTCCCGGCACCGCCCCGGCGAGGAAGCGGCCGACCTCTTCCCACCCCGCCGCAAGCGCGCCGTTGAGGCTGCGCGCCGCCTGCGCCCGTCCGGCGGCGCCGCGCGCAAGCTCCCGCAGCAGCTCCCCTCCCGGCTCGCCGCGAAACAGCGCCACGAGGAGCTGGTAATATTCGTGGCGAAAGGCAGCCGTCTCGCGCTCCGTCATTGCCCGTTCCCCACGTCCCCTTCGCGCAGGAGCCGCTCCAGGACGCGATCGATGAAGGCTTTGTACTGCGGGTCCTCGTCCAGCGCGCGGTCCCCGCGCTGCCGCCGCTCGGCCTCCTCCGCCTCGACCGCATCTCGCACGACACGCTCGATCGCCGCGAAGAGGCTTCCCGCATCCTCGCCCGCACGCTCGGGCCTGACCTCCGCGCGCCAGCGCTCCTCCCAGAGCGACCGGTATGCGCCGCGCTCCGGGAAGCGTCCCGCCTCCTCCAGCGCGCGGTCGAGACTCAGGCCGGCCGCCGAGCCGAGATCGTCGACCTCGCGCCACTTCTCGAGCGCAAGGTAGCGGACGAACGCCGCGCGCGCCGTGTCCATGAACGCGTTGCCGGAAACTCTCTCCCCACGGCGCCCCCGCTTTCCCTTCTTCGTCTCCATTCCTGCCGCGCTCCCGGGTCTCGGGCTCACGGTTTCCAGCCCTTTTCGACCTCCAGCATCGCCGCGACCGCCCGGCAGTCCGGACACATGCGCAGGAGGTTCTTGCGAGCGCCGACGAAGGTGTCGAGCAGCGACTCGGCGGCGAAAAGCCGGGCCTCGATCTTCTCCAGCGCTTTGCGGTTGACGTACGGCTTGCCGCATTGCGTGCAGGCCACCATGCCGTCGCTGACGAGCGCGCGGTGGTCCAGCGCGGAGCGCTCGAGACGAATCTCGCGTCTGATCTCGATGACGTTTTCCGGGCAAACCGCCTCGCACAACCCGCAGCCGACGCAGGAGACGTGCCTGAACTCCAGCGCCTGTGCCGCCTCGTCGAACCGGAAGGCGTTCACGGGGCAGACGTTGACGCAGGAGCGGCAGAGCGTGCAGCCGGATTCCCTGACCTCGGCATAGCCGTACGAATGCGCCGCGCCCAGAGACCGCCGGCCCGGCTCCCGCGAGAGCTGCTCGATGAAGATCCCGATCGCCTCGGCGACCGCCCCGCGGCCTCCCCGGTCGGCCGTCGCTCTTGCTCCCGGCGGGATCGGCGTCGGCTTCAGGCCGGAGGCGAACCGCGCCAGATCGGCGATCGCTTCCTCGGGCGCCTGCTGGCCCGCGGTGATCAGCGCAATGCGATCCGCGCCCAGCTCGAAGGCCTCGAGCACCGTCCGGGAGAAGTCGATCTTTTCCATCAGCAACGCCCGTTCTCCGTGCTGGCAGGTCCGGCACCCCAGCAAGCCGACGCCGGCCGCTCCCCGGGCGAATGCCGCGAGCATCTCGGCTTCCGAGACGTGGCGGAGGCACGGCACCTCGATCGGCAGGAGCGCCGCCGGGTAGGCGAGCGGCCGCGCGCCCGCCGCTTCCAACGCCCGGCGCCCTTGCTCGCCGCAGTGGAATAGAACCGCGCGGGGCTCCTCTTCGGGACCGCTTTCCGGCCGGAGCAACGCCGCAAGTCGCGCGTACAGCTGTCGCGGCGACGGTTCCATGAAGCGCAGCGCGCCGGTGGGGCAGGCCGAAGCGCACGCGCCGCAGCCTTCGCAGGCCATGTGGTCGACCCTCACGCGCAGCGGCTCTTCCGCGCTCCGCGCAATCGCCTCGTAAGGGCATGCGGGAATGCAGACCCCACAGGCCTGCCGCCCCGCCGCTCCACCGGCGCAGACGGCGGGATCGTAGGCCACGTGCACCGGTTTCAAGAAGTCGCCCGTGAGATCGCGGATCCGCTCGGCTGCAGCTTCGAGGTCGGCCCGAGCGGGCGGGCCGAGAAGGTGCAGGCCGGTGCGCGGCGTGCAAGGAGGCCCGCTTTCCAGGAGGAAAACCACCTGATCGACCGTGATCTCCCTGCGCGCCGGCGGCGGTGCCCCGTCGCTTTCGACCGTGACGCGGAAATCGCCGAGGCGGCCTTTCACGGCGGTAACGCGCCCGGCCACGAACAGCGTCGAAGAGAAGGGATCGGCCTGCAAAGTCGGAGGCGCCACAATCCAGGTCCGCTCCGCCACGGCCGCGATCTTCTCGCATGCGCCGAGCCCGGCCGGAGAGTCGACGGCGATCAAGACACGCCCTCCGACCGTCAGCCGGTTGTAGGAAGGAGGATCGCCGCCCGCCTCCGCCGCTTCCATCGCCGCCCGCAGCAGGCGCGACGCCTTGTCGTGCGCCTCGCCGGGATCGGGATGGACCGCGAAGCTGGCTTCCTTGAGATTGACGAAGTGGAGATTCGAAGGCGGCGTGCCCGCCTCGCCGAGGGCGTCCTGGAACAAGCGCTGATCGGCGCAGCAACCGATCAGAATCCGCTCGGGCTGCTCCCGCCGCACCCCGGCGGCGAATCCGGCGACGTCGGCTGCAGGATCGCTGCCGCGGCAGAGCACCGCCGGAGCGACGGCGAAGTCGAGGCGATCGCGGTCGAGCGCGATCGTGCGCCGGCAATCGCACAGGAACACGCCCCAGCTTGACGCCATGGGCTCCTTCTATCGCAGGGGGGTCAGGCCCGTCAACGCAGCCGCCCGCCGTCCGCCGCGTCAGCGAAGACCCAGCTCCTGGAGCTTCGCCTCCGGGATCGAGCCGTTTTCGTCCCAACCCCTCGCGCGGTAGTACGCCCCGATCATCTCGCGCAGCTCGGCGGCCGTGAGCGCCGCTCCCTCGGCCGCGCCCGAGGTCAGCTTCTCGTTCAACAGCCGCGGCGGCAGCCAGTCGTCCTCCGGCCGCCAGCCCGAGCGGATGTTGAAGAGCTTCTTGAGATTATGGATGCGCTCGCCGGTCAGGCGCAGCTCCTCTCCCGAGCACGGCCAGCCGGTGACTTTCGCCAGAAAATCGGCCGCCTCGCCGTAAAAATCGACGAAGCAGCGGCGCAGAAACTTGCAGACGATGAGGGAATCCAGCACGGCGACGAAGTCCTCGGCCGCGGCGACCAGAGCGCCTTTTCCCGCATCCGCGCTCAGCCGGTCGACCTCGCCCGAGAAGTCCGCATCGTAGGCGCCGGAGCGGTTGTGGCAGGCACCGCGCGGGCTCACCGCGAGGCCGAGAGCCATTGTCTTCAAGCTGCGGGGCTCGTAGCCGGGAAGCTCCAGCCCCTTGACCTGCATCGCCAGGTACGGTGCCTCGCCGCCGAGCCGAAGGGCGGCCGTGCGCGACCCCTCCGCCAGCAGGTCGCCGAGGTCGCCCGACCGCCGCGCGATCAGGCCGAGCGCGCCGAGCAGAGCTTCCGCCCGGCCGAAGCGCAAGCCGAGGTTTCCCGCCTCGGGAAGCAGGCCCTTCTCGGCGCACTCCATGGCCCAGGCGACCGTTCCCCCGGCGCTGATCGTGTCGAGGCCGTAGAGGTCGCACAGCCGGGCCGCCTCGAGCACCGCCTGCGGGTCTTCGATCCCGCACAGCGGCCCCAGCGCAAACAGGCTTTCGTACTCCAGGCGCTGCTCGCTGCCGCCGAGCGACCTGAACAACCGCTCGCACTGGATGGTGCACGAGGCGCAGCCGTGTCTGCGGCTGAAGGCGGTTTCGGTGAAGCTCTCGCCGCTCACCGACTCGGCTCCCTCGAACGTCGACTGCTGGAAGTTGCGCGTCGGCAGCGCTCCCAGGCGGTTGAACACCGACAGGTTGGCCACGGTACCGATCGCCCGGTACTTCTCGGTCATCGGCCCCAGGCTCCGCCGCCGCATCTCCTCGGCGAGCGCCGCGACTCCCCGAGGATCGGCGACCGCCGTCGCCTCGCGGCCTCGCAGCGCCACTGCTTTCAGGTTCTTCGCTCCCATGACCGCGCCGACGCCGCCTCGTCCCGCGTGGCGCCCTTCGTTGGAGATGGTGGCGTAGCGCACGCGGTTTTCCCCGGCGACGCCGATGGCCGCCACCCGAACGTCGGGGTCGCCGAGCTCGGCGCGGATCAGCGCTTCGGCCTCGGCCGCGCTCCGCCCCCAGAGGTGGCTCGCGTCGCGAATCTCGAGACGGTCGCTGGCGATCACGACATAGACCGGCGCCGCCGCCCTGCCCGTGATCACGACGGCGTCGAGACCGGTGCGCTTGAGCTCGAGGGCGAAGAAGCTCGACGAGAGAGAATCGGCGATGAAGCCCGTGAGCGGCGACTTCGTCACCACCGCGTACTTCGCCGTCGTGGTGAGCCCGGTCCCGACGAGCGGGGCGCTGGCCAGGATCAGCGGATTGGCGGGGGCCAGGGGCTCGACGCCCGCCGGCGCGTGCTCGTACAGCAGGGCGGTCCCGAGGCCGATGCCGCCGAGGAAAGAGCGCAGCCGGGCCTCCTCGAGGGAGCGCCGCTCGAAGCGTCCGCGCTCGAGATCGACGTGGAGAAGGCGCCCGTGAAAGCCGTACATGGCCTAGCCTCCGGCGTCCGCCGACAGGATCAGAATGCGGTCGCCCGGGTTGATCTTCACCGACGAATCGCGAACGAAGTCCAGACCGTTGATGTTGCAGGCGTAGCCGGGCGCGAGGCGGCGGCGCTCCGGGTCGACGACCCGGTTCGAGAGCGCCGGCACTCGCTCGGCCAGCGCGGCGAAAACCTCGGCGAGCGCCGATCCGGCGGGTATGGTGAGGGAAACCTCCGGGGTCCGCGCCAGCAGGCGCGCGGCGCCGAAAAGCTCGACGGTGCAGGTCACGTCGCTCCCCGCCCGCTCCTGCCACAAGCGGAGCGCAGCCGCGTAGTCCTCCGGCGTGTTCATGTTGAAGAAGCTCAGACCCTCGGGATCGAATTTCCGGATTTCCTCCTCGCCCAGCTGCAGGCAGGGAACCTTGTCGAAGAGATAGACCGGGCGAAGCTCGCCCGTGCGCAGCTGCTCCTCGAGCAGCGGCACGACGGTGCGGCGGTAGACCGCGTGCAGGGGCTGGAGGCGGTCTTCCCAGCGCGGCACGACCACGTCGTAGCCGGGCGCCCGGGAGAGCAGATAAGAGATCAGCCGCAGGTTCAGGAACGCGACGTCGCAGGAGGTCACGAAACAGAGCTCGCTTCGCGCCGCCGCCAGCCCGTAGCAGATTCCGCCGACCGGACCCTGATGGGGCACGGCGTCGCGCACGACGCGGGCGGGAAGCTCGGGAAGCTCCTGCCCCGGCGCGGCGACGACGATCACCTCGTCGAAAAGCGAGCCGAGCGTCGCGGCGAGATGGCAGACGAGCGGCCGGCCGGCGAAGGGCAGCAGCGCTTTCGCGCGTCCCATGCGCGAGCTCCTGCCGCCGGCCAGGATCACCGCCGCCGCCGGCGTGCCCTGTCCGCGTCCGTCCTTGGCCATCACGGTCTCCAATCGCTTCGCGCCGCCGCGCCCGCCAGCCCTGGAACCCTTTTAACGTATCCGGGACGGCGCCGGCAAGCCTCGATTGGTCCGTCTCGCGCGCGCCTCCTTCTCTCCTGGCTTCCCGCTGCCTCGCTCTGCGGGCTGTCCATCGCCGCCCGCCCGCTCCGCGGCCGGATGTCGGTCCTGGCGCAGTGCCGGCCCGATCCCCGAAGCACGGCCGTACGTGACGGCGCAACGCCCGTGCCACCGGATCTTCGCCCGCCCGAAGGCGTCCGGTCTTGCGCCCCGATCGCCGCCGGTGCTACAGAAGCGGGGAAACGCAGGAATTTTTTCCTTCAGGGAGATCGTGATGCGCGAGCGCAAGAACTATCCGACGTTTTCCGGACAAGAGATGGAAAGCCGCCACCGGGCCGTCGAGCAGCTCATGGAGCAGCAGGCCGTCGACGCGCTGCTGGTTTACGGCGCGGGAAGATACGCCTCGGACGTCTACTGGCTCACCGACTGGCCGTGCAGCCGCGAAGCCTACGTGCTGATGCAGCCCGGACGGGACGCCGTCGTCCTGGTGCAGCTCTACAACCACTATCCGATGGCGCGCGTGATGTCGGTGATCGAGGACGTCCGCTGGGCGGGCCCGAGCACGGCGGCCAGCGTGGTGGAATTGCTGCGCGAGCGCGGGCTGGAGTCGCGCCGGGTCGGGCTGGCGGGTTCGATCCCCTACCAGCATTACCTGCGGCTGCGCGAGAGCCTTCCGGGCGCCGCGTTCACCGATCTGAGCGGCGCTCTGCGCTCGATGCGCACGATCCGCAGCGCCGAGGAGATCGAGCGGATCCGCTTCGCCTCCAAGCTCACCGACGACTCGATCCGCTCGCTGGCGGAAGGACTCCGTGCGGGAATGCGGGAGGACGAGATCGCCTCGCTGATCGAGCCCGTCTATCTCCGGCAGGGCGGCTACGCCGGCATTCATTTCATGTCCAGCATGCCGATGCGCGAGCCGGACACCCCCGTGCCGGCGCAGTTCCAGTCCGGCCGGCGGCTGCAGGCGGGCGACTGCCTGATCACCGAGATCAGCGGCGCCTACTGGGGCTACAGCGGCCAGATCCACCGGACCTTCTCGCTCGGCGAAGGGCCGACGGCGGAATGGAAAGCGCTGCACGACGTCGCCCTCGAAGCCTTCGAGACCCTGGCAAACGTCATCAAGGACGGC is a window of Candidatus Zixiibacteriota bacterium DNA encoding:
- a CDS encoding molecular chaperone TorD family protein; translation: MTERETAAFRHEYYQLLVALFRGEPGGELLRELARGAAGRAQAARSLNGALAAGWEEVGRFLAGAVPGSLPESVRDEYTRLFIGPRGPEVNPYESYYLTGRLLDRPLAEIRGFLGNLGIEKQESYSEPEDALAFELEIVRWLIGRQLGAESAEEEERFLGLQADFLVQHLLVWGLDCARDIQEAQGAAFYRGVAKILQGFLELEASLLRERGVERIAPLEARRRHYASFATWKGPTFDPGGEKG
- a CDS encoding 4Fe-4S dicluster domain-containing protein; protein product: MASSWGVFLCDCRRTIALDRDRLDFAVAPAVLCRGSDPAADVAGFAAGVRREQPERILIGCCADQRLFQDALGEAGTPPSNLHFVNLKEASFAVHPDPGEAHDKASRLLRAAMEAAEAGGDPPSYNRLTVGGRVLIAVDSPAGLGACEKIAAVAERTWIVAPPTLQADPFSSTLFVAGRVTAVKGRLGDFRVTVESDGAPPPARREITVDQVVFLLESGPPCTPRTGLHLLGPPARADLEAAAERIRDLTGDFLKPVHVAYDPAVCAGGAAGRQACGVCIPACPYEAIARSAEEPLRVRVDHMACEGCGACASACPTGALRFMEPSPRQLYARLAALLRPESGPEEEPRAVLFHCGEQGRRALEAAGARPLAYPAALLPIEVPCLRHVSEAEMLAAFARGAAGVGLLGCRTCQHGERALLMEKIDFSRTVLEAFELGADRIALITAGQQAPEEAIADLARFASGLKPTPIPPGARATADRGGRGAVAEAIGIFIEQLSREPGRRSLGAAHSYGYAEVRESGCTLCRSCVNVCPVNAFRFDEAAQALEFRHVSCVGCGLCEAVCPENVIEIRREIRLERSALDHRALVSDGMVACTQCGKPYVNRKALEKIEARLFAAESLLDTFVGARKNLLRMCPDCRAVAAMLEVEKGWKP
- a CDS encoding aldehyde ferredoxin oxidoreductase family protein; translation: MYGFHGRLLHVDLERGRFERRSLEEARLRSFLGGIGLGTALLYEHAPAGVEPLAPANPLILASAPLVGTGLTTTAKYAVVTKSPLTGFIADSLSSSFFALELKRTGLDAVVITGRAAAPVYVVIASDRLEIRDASHLWGRSAAEAEALIRAELGDPDVRVAAIGVAGENRVRYATISNEGRHAGRGGVGAVMGAKNLKAVALRGREATAVADPRGVAALAEEMRRRSLGPMTEKYRAIGTVANLSVFNRLGALPTRNFQQSTFEGAESVSGESFTETAFSRRHGCASCTIQCERLFRSLGGSEQRLEYESLFALGPLCGIEDPQAVLEAARLCDLYGLDTISAGGTVAWAMECAEKGLLPEAGNLGLRFGRAEALLGALGLIARRSGDLGDLLAEGSRTAALRLGGEAPYLAMQVKGLELPGYEPRSLKTMALGLAVSPRGACHNRSGAYDADFSGEVDRLSADAGKGALVAAAEDFVAVLDSLIVCKFLRRCFVDFYGEAADFLAKVTGWPCSGEELRLTGERIHNLKKLFNIRSGWRPEDDWLPPRLLNEKLTSGAAEGAALTAAELREMIGAYYRARGWDENGSIPEAKLQELGLR
- a CDS encoding NTP transferase domain-containing protein, whose product is MAKDGRGQGTPAAAVILAGGRSSRMGRAKALLPFAGRPLVCHLAATLGSLFDEVIVVAAPGQELPELPARVVRDAVPHQGPVGGICYGLAAARSELCFVTSCDVAFLNLRLISYLLSRAPGYDVVVPRWEDRLQPLHAVYRRTVVPLLEEQLRTGELRPVYLFDKVPCLQLGEEEIRKFDPEGLSFFNMNTPEDYAAALRLWQERAGSDVTCTVELFGAARLLARTPEVSLTIPAGSALAEVFAALAERVPALSNRVVDPERRRLAPGYACNINGLDFVRDSSVKINPGDRILILSADAGG
- a CDS encoding Xaa-Pro peptidase family protein — its product is MRERKNYPTFSGQEMESRHRAVEQLMEQQAVDALLVYGAGRYASDVYWLTDWPCSREAYVLMQPGRDAVVLVQLYNHYPMARVMSVIEDVRWAGPSTAASVVELLRERGLESRRVGLAGSIPYQHYLRLRESLPGAAFTDLSGALRSMRTIRSAEEIERIRFASKLTDDSIRSLAEGLRAGMREDEIASLIEPVYLRQGGYAGIHFMSSMPMREPDTPVPAQFQSGRRLQAGDCLITEISGAYWGYSGQIHRTFSLGEGPTAEWKALHDVALEAFETLANVIKDGASTTEAEEAAEVIHRRGFSIYDDLVHGVNQYPPIFQTRTTRRHDSREMIFRENMVIVIQPNVMTKDERMGLQFGETLVVKRNGCESLNAYPREWIVCSG